The window AGCGTGATGTTCGACCGCGCCGAGGCCAACCGCCTGTTCGAGAGCCTGGAAGCCGCGCCGCTGGCCACCATCGACGTGCTCGGCGGCGGCGAAGCCGCGCTGCGCGAGGCCAACCAGCGTTTCGGCCTGGCGCTGGCCGAGGACGAGATCGACTACCTGGCCAAGGCCTTCACGCAACTCCAGCGCAACCCGAGCGACGTCGAGCTCATGATGTTCGCCCAGGCCAACAGCGAACACTGCCGCCACAAGATCTTCAACGCCCAGTTCACCATCGACGGTGCGGCGCAGGACAAGAGCCTGTTCGGCATGATCCGCAACACCCACCAGCTGGCGCCCGCGCACACGGTTGTGGCGTACTCCGACAACGCCTCGGTGATGGAAGGCCTGCCAGTCGAACGGTTTGTGGCCAATTCGGCCGCTGGCGCAGGCGAGTCCAGCGTGGGCTGCTATGAAAAGCAGAGCGCCTTGAGCCATGTGCTGATGAAGGTCGAGACGCACAACCATCCGACCGCGATTTCGCCGTTCCCCGGTGCGTCCACCGGCGCGGGCGGCGAGATCCGCGACGAAGGCGCCACCGGCCGCGGCTCGCGCCCCAAGGCCGGCCTGACCGGCTTCACGGTCTCCAAGCTCTGGCCCGCGCCCGGCGATGCCGACTACGGCAAGCCCGAACATATCGCCAGCCCGCTGCAGATCATGATCGAAGGCCCGCTCGGCGGCGCCGCGTTCAACAACGAATTCGGCCGGCCCAACCTGCTCGGCTACTTCCGCGAATACGAGCAGACCGTCGCCTCCGACGTGGACAGCATCCGCCGCGGCTACCACAAGCCCATCATGATCGCCGGCGGCCTGGGCGCGATCGACGCGGGGCAGACCAAGAAGATCGAATTCCCCGCCGGCTCGCTGCTGATCCAGCTCGGCGGCCCCGGCATGCGCATCGGCATGGGCGGCAGCGCTGCGAGTTCGATGGCGACCGGCGCGAACGCGGCCGAACTCGACTTCGATTCGGTGCAGCGCGGCAACCCCGAGATCGAACGCCGCGCGCAGGAGGTCATCAACCGCTGCTGGCAGCAGGGTGCGAACAACCCCATCCTGGCCATCCACGACGTGGGCGCGGGCGGTTTGTCCAATGCTTTCCCTGAGCTCACCAACGACGCCGGCCGCGGCGCACGTTTCGACCTGCGCGCCGTGCCGCTCGAGGAAAGCGGCATGAGCCCCAAGGAAATCTGGAGCAACGAGAGCCAGGAACGCTACGTGCTGGCCATCGCGCCCGAGTCGCTGGCGCAGTTCACCGCGTTCTGCGAACGCGAGCGTTGCCCGTTCGCGGTGGTCGGCGTGGCAACAGAGGAACGGCAACTGGTGCTGGCCGACTCTGCCGTGCAACCTGATTCCCCCGTTCGCCCTGAGCTTGTCGAAGGGCAGGCTTCGACAAGCTCAGCCCGAACGGAACCGGTGAACATGCCGATGAACGTCCTCCTCGGCAAGCCGCCGAAGATGCACCGCGACGTGAAGACGGTGGCCCGCCAGTTCGCGCCGCTTGAACTCACCGGCGTGTCGCTGCAGCAGGCCGCGATCGACGTGCTGGCGCACCCGACCGTGGCTTCCAAGCGTTTCCTCATCACCATCGGCGACCGCACCGTGGGTGGCCTGTCGCACCGCGACCAGATGGTCGGTCCGTGGCAGGTGCCGGTGGCCGACTGCGCCGTGACGCTGGCCGACTACGCCGGCTTCGGCGGCGAGGCCATGAGCCTGGGCGAGCGCACGCCGCTGGCCGCGATCGATGCGCCGGCCTCGGGCCGCATGGCCGTGGGCGAAGCCATCACCAACCTGCTGGCCGCGCCCATCGAACTGCCGCGCGTGAAGCTTTCCGCCAACTGGATGGCCGCCTGCGGCGAACCCGGCGAAGACGCGGCGCTGTATGCCACGGTGCGCGCCGTGGGCATGGAACTGTGCCCGGCGCTCGGCATCTCGATTCCGGTCGGCAAGGACAGCCTGTCGATGCGCACCCAGTGGACGGAAGGGGATGACAAGAAGAAAGTCACCTCGCCGGTGAGCCTGATCGTCACCGCCTTCGCCACCTTGCCGGACGTGCGCGGCACCCTCACGCCCCAGTTGAACACCGAGGAGACCGATACCACGCTGGTGTTGGTCGACCTCGGCCGCGGCCAGCACCGCATGGCCGGCAGCATCCTGGCGCAGGTGCTGAACCAGGTGGGCGACGCTGCGCCCGACCTCGACGATCCGCAGGACCTGGTGAACCTGGTCAATGCGGTCAACACCCTGCGCGCCCAGGGCCGCATCCTGGCCTACCACGACCGCAGCGACGGCGGCCTGTTCGCCGCCGCCTGCGAAATGGCCTTCGCCGGCCACGTCGGCGTGTCGCTCAACGTGGACATGCTGGTCATCGAAGGCGACGGCATTTCCGACAGCCGCATGGACAGCGGCGACGCCAAGAACTGGGCCACCCAGGTCGGCGCGCGCCGTGAGGAACTCACGCTCAAGGCGCTGTTCAACGAAGAACTCGGCGTGCTGCTGCAGGTGCGCACCGAGGAGCGCAATGCCGTGATGCAGACGCTGCGCGAACACGGCCTCAGCAAATACAGCCACTTCGTCGGCAAGACCCGGCCTGCCAACTCGGCGATGCAGGCCGGCGTGGGCGAGGTGCAGGTCTGGCGCGACACCAAGGTGGTGTTCAGCGCCAAACTGGCCGACCTGCACCAGGTCTGGGACAGCGTGAGCTGGAAGATCTGCCAGCAGCGCGACAACCCGGCCAACGCCGATGCCGAACACGCGGCCGCCGGTGCGGAAAACGATCCGGGCATGCACGTGTTCCTGCCATCGGCGCCGGCTGCGCCGCTGGCACCTGCGCTGATGCTGTCGCGCCCCAAGGTGGCCGTGCTGCGCGAGCAGGGCGTGAATTCGCACGTGGAAATGGCCTATGCCTTCAACGAGGCCGGCTTCGAGACCTTCGACGTGCACATGAC of the Rhodoferax koreense genome contains:
- the purL gene encoding phosphoribosylformylglycinamidine synthase, yielding MHTAPYQVTQFEGGNALSDFRAQQLLPRLQKIHDRISGISARFVHLVASDHLPSAEEKAGWQALLTYGDAYAGPSDGAAFLVSPRLGTVSPWASKATDIAHNCGLAVKRIERLTEYRVTLKSGLLGKASLSEAQRAQVAALLHDRMTESVMFDRAEANRLFESLEAAPLATIDVLGGGEAALREANQRFGLALAEDEIDYLAKAFTQLQRNPSDVELMMFAQANSEHCRHKIFNAQFTIDGAAQDKSLFGMIRNTHQLAPAHTVVAYSDNASVMEGLPVERFVANSAAGAGESSVGCYEKQSALSHVLMKVETHNHPTAISPFPGASTGAGGEIRDEGATGRGSRPKAGLTGFTVSKLWPAPGDADYGKPEHIASPLQIMIEGPLGGAAFNNEFGRPNLLGYFREYEQTVASDVDSIRRGYHKPIMIAGGLGAIDAGQTKKIEFPAGSLLIQLGGPGMRIGMGGSAASSMATGANAAELDFDSVQRGNPEIERRAQEVINRCWQQGANNPILAIHDVGAGGLSNAFPELTNDAGRGARFDLRAVPLEESGMSPKEIWSNESQERYVLAIAPESLAQFTAFCERERCPFAVVGVATEERQLVLADSAVQPDSPVRPELVEGQASTSSARTEPVNMPMNVLLGKPPKMHRDVKTVARQFAPLELTGVSLQQAAIDVLAHPTVASKRFLITIGDRTVGGLSHRDQMVGPWQVPVADCAVTLADYAGFGGEAMSLGERTPLAAIDAPASGRMAVGEAITNLLAAPIELPRVKLSANWMAACGEPGEDAALYATVRAVGMELCPALGISIPVGKDSLSMRTQWTEGDDKKKVTSPVSLIVTAFATLPDVRGTLTPQLNTEETDTTLVLVDLGRGQHRMAGSILAQVLNQVGDAAPDLDDPQDLVNLVNAVNTLRAQGRILAYHDRSDGGLFAAACEMAFAGHVGVSLNVDMLVIEGDGISDSRMDSGDAKNWATQVGARREELTLKALFNEELGVLLQVRTEERNAVMQTLREHGLSKYSHFVGKTRPANSAMQAGVGEVQVWRDTKVVFSAKLADLHQVWDSVSWKICQQRDNPANADAEHAAAGAENDPGMHVFLPSAPAAPLAPALMLSRPKVAVLREQGVNSHVEMAYAFNEAGFETFDVHMTDLQTGRAKLADFKGIVACGGFSYGDTLGAGIGWARSITFNPALAEQFRAFFARQDTLGLGVCNGCQMFAELAEIIPGAEAWPRFTTNRSERFEARLSMVEVLDSPSLFFKGMAGSRLPIAVAHGEGYANFAARGDASRAIAAMRYVDNFGQPTEAYPFNPNGSAGGLTAVTTADGRFTAMMPHPERVFRNVQMSWTSGDVGAPSPWMQLWHNARRWVG